A segment of the Moorena sp. SIOASIH genome:
AGAAATCGTCTTTTCAGAAAACTTTGCTTGCCCAGAACATGGGGCAGTAATGGAAGAATTATCTCCCCGATTATTTTCCTTTAATTCCCCCTATGGTGCTTGTCCATTCTGTCACGGTATCGGGAATTTACAAACCTTTTCGCCAGAACTAGTAGTACCTGACCCTACTCAACCCTTATATAGTGCTATTGCCCCGTGGTCAGAAAAAGACAACACCTACTACATCTCCCTACTTTATAGTGTAGGAGAAGCCTATGGTTTTGAAATCAAAACTCCCTGGAATCAGCTAACCTCTGAACAACAAGAGATTCTGCTCTACGGCACCGACGAAAAAATTTACATTCAAAATGATTCTGCTTATGGCAAAGAAAAAGGGTACTACAAGCGCTATCCTGGCATTATCCCGATCCTAGAAAAACAGTACAAAGACACTAGCTCGGAAGCATCAAAACACAAACTAGAGCAGTATTTAATTTATCAACCTTGCCCAGAGTGTCATGGTAAACGGCTTAAACCAGAATCACTATCGGTGCGGTTAGGACAATATCATATTGATGATTTAACTAGTGTCTCAATTCGCCAATGTCGTCAACGGATTGATAACTTACAACTCTCCCCCCGCCAAGCTCAAATTGGTGACCTTGCCCTCAAAGAAATTAAAGCCCGATTACAATTTCTGCTTGATGTAGGATTAGATTATCTTACCCTTGACCGTCCAGCCATGACCCTTTCCGGTGGAGAAGCTCAGCGGATTCGCCTAGCAACTCAGATTGGAGCAGGCTTAACTGGAGTTTTGTATGTATTAGATGAACCAAGTATTGGATTGCACCAAAGAGATAATGGACGGTTACTGACTACCCTGATCAAATTGCGGGATTTGGGGAATACCTTGATTGTTGTAGAACATGATGAAGAAACCATTCGTACTGCCGATCATATTGTCGATATTGGTCCGAAAGCTGGAATTCATGGGGGAGAAATTGTTGCTCAAGGGGATTTAGAGACTGTAATCACAACTGATAATTCCCTGACGGGAGCATATTTATCAAAACGGCAAGTAATTGAAACCCCTAGTAAACGTCGAGAGGGGAATGGTCGTTCCTTGGTGATTAAAAATGCTCATCGTAACAATCTCAAACACATTCAGGTAGAGATACCACTAGGGAAATTAGTCAGCATTACAGGTGTCTCTGGGTCTGGTAAATCTACCTTAGTCAACGAATTACTTTACCCAGCCTTACAACATCATCTGACTCGTAAAGTCCCCTTTCCCAAAGAATTGGATCAAGTTGAGGGACTCAATGCTATTAATAAAGCAATCGTAATCGATCAATCTCCCATTGGTCGCACTCCCCGGTCTAATCCTGCTACGTATACAGGAGTGTTTGATGCAATTCGAGAGGTATTTTCCAAAACTATTGAAGCTAAAGCTAGAGGTTACAAGCCAGGGCAATTTTCGTTTAATGTCAAAGGGGGACGTTGCGAAGCTTGTTCGGGACAGGGTGTGAATATCATTGAGATGAATTTTTTACCCGATGTCTATGTACAATGTGACGTTTGTAAGGGAGCGAGATATAATCGAGAAACGTTGCAAGTGAAGTATAAAGGATATTCCATTGCTGATATTTTAAATATGCCAGTGGAAGAAGCGTTGGAGGTATTTAAGAATATTCCAAGAGCAGCATCTCGGTTACAAACCTTAGTAGATGTAGGGTTAGGATATATTCACTTAGGGCAACCAGCACCGACATTATCTGGTGGAGAAGCACAGCGGGTGAAGTTGGCAACAGAATTGTCACGTCGGGCAACCGGAAAGACATTGTATTTAATCGATGAACCGACAACAGGATTGTCATTTTATGATGTTCATCACTTGTTGAATGTATTGCAGCGGTTAGTAGATAAAGGAAATTCTGTTTTAGTGATTGAACACAATTTAGATGTGATTCGCTGTGCTGATTGGGTAATAGACTTAGGACCAGAAGGTGGGGATAAAGGGGGAGAAGTCATTGCCTCAGGAACACCAGAGGAGGTAGCAGAAAATCCTAAGTCCTATACCGGGAAGTATTTGAAGGAGGTTTTACAGGAGTACCCGCGACAGGAAGGACTGCTGAGTGCTTAGTGTTCAGTGGGTTAGTTGTAGGGCATGTTTCAGGAATGGCTTTTGTGATGCGATCGCTTAATTTGGATGCGATCGCTTAATTTGAAAGAAACAAGCTCAGCTCGACAGTGAAACACTCATTCAATGGATACCAGATTAAACTACCAAGACATAATCAAAAAAGTATTAATGGAACACGCTGACTATCGTGCTTCCCTACCTGACAGCTATGACTCTAAAGTGCTTTTCGATGATCAGCGAGGACACTATTTAGTATTAGACATGGGTTGGAATGATGACCATTACTTACACGCTACACCAATTCACCTAGATTTAATTGGTGACAAAATCTGGATTCAATACGATGATACGGAAGAGGGGATTGCTACCGATTTACTGGAAGCAGGTATTCCCGCAAACGATATTGTACTTGGTTTCCGCCATCCTCAAGTACGGCAGTATACAGGTTTTGCAGTAGGCTAAAGATTTAATTTTGGTATAATTTAGAATGCAGTATAATTCCAAATTATAAATTATCAATTTAGGTGCGCTTGACCCGTAATTAAATTACGGGTCAAGCGCACCTCTGCATCGCTATGAAAAGTCCTGTAAGATGAATTCAAAAGTTCCCAAA
Coding sequences within it:
- the uvrA gene encoding excinuclease ABC subunit UvrA, which codes for MPKSSNLNHTQDHTPNSAQNTIRIRGARQHNLKNIDLELPRDRIIVFTGVSGSGKSSLAFDTIFAEGQRRYVESLSAYARQFLGQLDKPDVDAIEGLSPAISIDQKSTSHNPRSTVGTVTEIYDYLRLLFGRAGEPYCPKCDRNIAPQTIDQMCDRIMELPDRTRFHILAPVIRGKKGTHKKLLSSLATEGFVRVRVDGETFDLSDTIELDKNYTHNIEVVVDRLIKKPSIQERITDSLATCLKRSTGIAVIQVLDNTSAQSAEVKSDHNYRRTPSKNCSSSGQEIPQEIVFSENFACPEHGAVMEELSPRLFSFNSPYGACPFCHGIGNLQTFSPELVVPDPTQPLYSAIAPWSEKDNTYYISLLYSVGEAYGFEIKTPWNQLTSEQQEILLYGTDEKIYIQNDSAYGKEKGYYKRYPGIIPILEKQYKDTSSEASKHKLEQYLIYQPCPECHGKRLKPESLSVRLGQYHIDDLTSVSIRQCRQRIDNLQLSPRQAQIGDLALKEIKARLQFLLDVGLDYLTLDRPAMTLSGGEAQRIRLATQIGAGLTGVLYVLDEPSIGLHQRDNGRLLTTLIKLRDLGNTLIVVEHDEETIRTADHIVDIGPKAGIHGGEIVAQGDLETVITTDNSLTGAYLSKRQVIETPSKRREGNGRSLVIKNAHRNNLKHIQVEIPLGKLVSITGVSGSGKSTLVNELLYPALQHHLTRKVPFPKELDQVEGLNAINKAIVIDQSPIGRTPRSNPATYTGVFDAIREVFSKTIEAKARGYKPGQFSFNVKGGRCEACSGQGVNIIEMNFLPDVYVQCDVCKGARYNRETLQVKYKGYSIADILNMPVEEALEVFKNIPRAASRLQTLVDVGLGYIHLGQPAPTLSGGEAQRVKLATELSRRATGKTLYLIDEPTTGLSFYDVHHLLNVLQRLVDKGNSVLVIEHNLDVIRCADWVIDLGPEGGDKGGEVIASGTPEEVAENPKSYTGKYLKEVLQEYPRQEGLLSA
- a CDS encoding XisI protein, which codes for MDTRLNYQDIIKKVLMEHADYRASLPDSYDSKVLFDDQRGHYLVLDMGWNDDHYLHATPIHLDLIGDKIWIQYDDTEEGIATDLLEAGIPANDIVLGFRHPQVRQYTGFAVG